One window of the Mycobacterium haemophilum DSM 44634 genome contains the following:
- a CDS encoding isopenicillin N synthase family dioxygenase produces the protein MISVRNITALPVVDLRANSGPLRISLREAAHGVGFCYLTGHHVPDVLVGSVLEVAHRLFELPQADKDAIAMVRSPHFRGYTRLGGELTGGEVDWREQIDIGPELPPIGGLGKPDYLWLQGPNQWPAALPELPGIIGEWDTALSGVARTLLGHWAASLGSPPDMFDPAFAGTPATLIKMIRYPARAATAQGVGAHRDAGVLTLLLAEPGSQGLQVRRYCGHGGDRAENSDWIDVEPLDGAFVVNIGELLEVATGGYFRATEHRVNLYGPAADRISVPYFFNPRLDAQIPMLSLPEELGALVDERDDPSDPIFSVYGRNAWKSRLRAHPDVAAAHGYSPGMVECEK, from the coding sequence ATGATCAGTGTGCGCAACATCACGGCACTGCCGGTGGTGGATTTGCGGGCCAACTCCGGCCCGTTGCGCATCAGCCTCCGCGAGGCGGCCCACGGGGTGGGCTTCTGCTACCTGACCGGCCATCATGTGCCCGACGTGCTGGTGGGCAGCGTGCTCGAGGTGGCGCACCGGCTTTTCGAACTGCCGCAAGCCGACAAAGATGCTATTGCGATGGTGCGCAGTCCACATTTCCGCGGCTACACGCGGCTGGGTGGCGAGCTGACTGGTGGCGAGGTGGACTGGCGCGAGCAGATCGATATCGGGCCGGAGCTTCCGCCGATCGGTGGGCTCGGCAAGCCGGACTACCTATGGCTGCAGGGCCCCAATCAATGGCCGGCTGCGTTGCCCGAGTTGCCCGGGATCATCGGTGAATGGGACACCGCGCTGTCCGGTGTGGCCCGTACATTGCTGGGACATTGGGCGGCATCGCTGGGCAGCCCACCTGACATGTTCGACCCAGCCTTCGCTGGAACACCCGCCACGCTCATCAAGATGATCCGGTATCCCGCACGCGCGGCCACCGCCCAGGGTGTGGGTGCGCACCGGGATGCTGGCGTGCTCACCCTGCTTCTGGCCGAGCCTGGTAGCCAAGGCCTGCAAGTGCGTCGCTACTGCGGCCATGGTGGGGATCGCGCCGAGAACAGCGACTGGATCGACGTTGAGCCACTGGATGGGGCGTTCGTCGTCAACATAGGCGAGCTGCTCGAGGTGGCGACGGGCGGCTACTTTCGTGCCACGGAGCACCGGGTGAATCTGTATGGCCCGGCGGCCGACCGGATTTCGGTGCCGTACTTTTTCAATCCTCGATTGGACGCGCAGATCCCGATGCTGTCGCTGCCTGAAGAACTCGGGGCACTCGTGGACGAAAGAGATGATCCGTCAGACCCGATTTTCTCGGTCTACGGGCGCAACGCTTGGAAGAGCAGATTGCGGGCCCACCCGGATGTGGCCGCCGCGCACGGGTATTCGCCGGGTATGGTCGAATGCGAGAAATGA
- a CDS encoding flavin reductase family protein, which yields MREMNNLTPSSLREAFGHFPSGVVAIAAEVDGVREGLAASTFVPVSLEPPLVSFCVQNISTTWPKLKGVPMLGISVLGEAHDEAARTLAAKTGDRFAGLETVSNDAGAVFIKGTSLWLESAIEQLIPAGDHTIVVLRVNQVTVDPDVAPIVFHRSMFRRLGV from the coding sequence ATGCGAGAAATGAACAACCTGACACCGTCCTCACTTCGTGAGGCCTTCGGCCACTTCCCGTCCGGGGTGGTGGCTATCGCGGCTGAGGTCGACGGGGTTCGGGAAGGCCTGGCGGCCAGCACCTTTGTTCCTGTGTCTTTAGAGCCGCCGCTGGTGTCCTTTTGCGTGCAGAACATTTCGACAACATGGCCCAAGCTCAAAGGCGTACCGATGCTGGGCATCAGTGTGTTGGGCGAGGCTCACGACGAGGCGGCGCGCACGCTGGCCGCCAAGACCGGGGACAGGTTCGCCGGTTTGGAGACGGTGTCCAACGACGCCGGTGCGGTCTTCATCAAGGGCACCAGCCTATGGCTAGAGAGTGCGATCGAGCAGCTGATTCCGGCTGGCGACCACACCATTGTGGTGCTGCGGGTCAACCAGGTCACCGTGGATCCCGACGTGGCGCCCATTGTGTTCCACCGCAGCATGTTCCGTCGGCTCGGCGTCTGA